A section of the Flavobacterium sp. CG_23.5 genome encodes:
- a CDS encoding ABC transporter ATP-binding protein codes for MARFKENDLPKSKITATSLNKAIIIFKYAGNHKWKFYVGLIFLLFTGATALAFPKLMGMLIDCVKNKENSQANTIALGLIAILFLQSIFSFFRLYLFVNFTEHTLANLRLSLYSNLVKLPMSFFSQKRVGELNSRISSDITQIQDTLTSTIAEFLRQFILIIGGVLLLANESIKLTLLMLSVVPLVAVAAVIFGRFIRKYSKNVQDKVAESQVIVEETMQGITIVKAFANEWYEIARYNGKIKEVVKIAIKGGKYRGYFASFIIFCLFGAIVAVVWFGVRLSISGEMSVGQLISFVLYSTFVGASFGGIAELYAQIQKAIGATERVFELLDETPEKINSTQNATTQKIKGNVTFNNVAFSYHSRKEIKVLKDVSFTANYGQKIAIVGPSGTGKSTIASLLLRFYNIDSGEILVDGKNIYDYDLENLRGNMSIVPQDVILFGGTIKENIAYGKPNATEEEIIVAAQQANALNFIESFPEKFETIVGERGIKLSGGQRQRIAIARALLKNPSILILDEATSSLDSESEKLVQEALEILMEGRTSIIIAHRLSTIRSADQILVLDNGKITEQGTHQELIALENGMYKNLSNLQFSNS; via the coding sequence ATGGCAAGATTCAAAGAAAATGATTTACCAAAATCAAAAATTACGGCTACTTCACTCAATAAAGCAATAATTATATTTAAATATGCTGGAAATCATAAATGGAAATTTTATGTTGGTTTAATTTTTCTACTCTTTACTGGCGCAACAGCTTTAGCTTTCCCCAAATTAATGGGAATGCTTATTGACTGTGTAAAAAACAAGGAAAATTCTCAGGCAAATACAATCGCTTTAGGTTTGATTGCTATACTTTTTTTACAATCTATTTTTTCCTTTTTCAGATTGTATTTATTCGTCAATTTTACGGAACATACATTGGCAAATCTTAGGTTATCGTTGTACAGTAATTTAGTGAAGTTGCCAATGTCGTTCTTTTCGCAAAAAAGGGTTGGGGAATTAAACAGCCGAATCAGTTCAGATATAACGCAAATTCAAGACACCTTAACCTCTACAATTGCGGAGTTTTTGAGACAATTCATTTTAATTATTGGTGGTGTTTTATTATTGGCAAATGAAAGTATCAAATTAACGTTGTTGATGCTATCCGTTGTTCCGCTGGTTGCTGTTGCAGCAGTTATTTTTGGGCGATTTATTAGAAAATATTCAAAAAATGTTCAAGATAAAGTTGCCGAAAGTCAGGTGATTGTTGAAGAAACGATGCAAGGAATTACTATTGTTAAGGCTTTCGCCAATGAATGGTACGAAATTGCGCGCTACAATGGAAAAATTAAAGAGGTGGTTAAAATAGCCATCAAAGGTGGAAAATACAGAGGATACTTCGCTTCATTCATTATTTTTTGCCTTTTTGGAGCTATTGTTGCCGTAGTTTGGTTTGGAGTTCGTTTAAGTATTAGTGGAGAGATGAGTGTGGGACAATTAATCTCATTTGTATTGTATTCTACTTTTGTAGGAGCTTCTTTTGGCGGAATTGCTGAACTTTATGCCCAAATTCAAAAAGCAATTGGTGCAACCGAACGTGTTTTTGAATTATTAGATGAAACTCCTGAAAAAATTAATTCAACTCAAAATGCTACAACCCAAAAGATAAAAGGGAACGTAACTTTCAATAATGTAGCTTTCAGTTATCATTCTAGGAAAGAAATTAAAGTTTTAAAAGATGTTAGTTTTACCGCTAATTATGGTCAAAAAATAGCTATCGTTGGTCCAAGTGGAACAGGGAAATCAACTATTGCTTCGCTGTTATTACGTTTTTACAATATTGATAGCGGAGAAATATTGGTTGACGGAAAAAATATTTACGATTATGACCTGGAAAATCTGAGAGGAAATATGAGTATTGTTCCACAAGATGTAATATTATTTGGAGGAACCATTAAAGAAAATATTGCTTACGGAAAACCAAACGCTACCGAAGAAGAAATTATTGTAGCTGCACAACAAGCAAACGCTTTGAACTTTATTGAAAGTTTTCCAGAAAAATTTGAGACTATTGTAGGTGAAAGAGGAATTAAATTGTCTGGAGGACAAAGACAACGCATTGCAATAGCTCGTGCCCTTCTTAAAAATCCAAGTATCTTGATTCTTGATGAAGCCACATCATCATTAGACAGTGAAAGCGAAAAACTTGTTCAAGAAGCGTTGGAAATTTTGATGGAAGGAAGAACCAGTATCATTATTGCACACCGTTTATCCACCATTCGAAGTGCGGATCAAATTTTAGTGCTCGATAATGGAAAAATCACAGAGCAGGGAACACATCAGGAATTAATTGCTTTAGAAAATGGAATGTATAAAAACTTAAGCAATCTGCAGTTTAGCAATTCTTAA
- a CDS encoding FAD-dependent oxidoreductase has translation MKKVGNKETSWTICQECQGRGKKSRGLSDKARRNYQIAFDQFEKKKGEGTAPVPPKGHLYTCLNCSGSGLLHTESPPIADKENYPHLAIIGGGIGGVALAVACLHRGIPFTLYERDNNFDARSQGYGLTLQQASKAIEGLGIFSLEDGVISTRHVVQTTEGKVIGEWGIRKRIQSDAQPFQKRTNVHIARQSLRLALLEQLGGDDMVQWGHQLIDFKEFEGEGVELRFQVNGEMKSLKADLVVGADGIRSAVRKILIGDEVTPLRYLDCIVILGICPLAALKGFESSLLDSATVFQTANGNERIYIMPYDSESVMWQLSFPMPEDEAKALSAQGPQALKEEACRRTQWHDPIPQIVVATLEAQISGYPVYDRELLQSELLDKGGQVTLIGDAAHPMSPFKGQGANQALLDALTLARAISKGCRPLSQWRKVGIRESVLKVFESEMLERSATKVKDSAAAAQFLHSEIVLHEGDEPRGRSLKKKDA, from the coding sequence GTGAAAAAAGTGGGAAATAAAGAAACAAGTTGGACTATTTGTCAAGAATGTCAGGGACGCGGCAAAAAAAGTCGAGGGCTTAGCGATAAAGCGCGACGCAACTACCAGATAGCATTCGATCAATTTGAAAAAAAGAAAGGCGAAGGAACGGCTCCAGTTCCTCCTAAGGGCCACCTATATACATGTTTAAACTGCAGCGGATCCGGGCTGCTTCATACTGAAAGTCCCCCTATAGCGGATAAAGAAAATTATCCACACCTTGCTATTATTGGTGGTGGTATCGGCGGAGTGGCTCTGGCTGTAGCTTGTTTGCATCGAGGAATTCCTTTTACACTTTATGAGCGCGATAACAACTTCGATGCTCGATCTCAGGGCTACGGACTCACTTTACAGCAAGCTAGTAAAGCGATCGAGGGATTGGGTATTTTCTCGTTAGAAGATGGAGTAATTTCAACAAGACATGTGGTTCAAACTACGGAAGGAAAAGTGATTGGTGAATGGGGAATCAGAAAGCGGATACAGTCTGATGCGCAACCGTTTCAGAAACGTACCAATGTGCATATCGCACGCCAGTCTTTGCGCTTAGCGCTACTTGAACAACTCGGAGGAGATGATATGGTACAGTGGGGACACCAATTAATAGATTTTAAAGAATTTGAGGGTGAAGGCGTTGAATTAAGATTTCAAGTGAACGGCGAGATGAAAAGCCTCAAAGCGGACCTTGTAGTGGGCGCTGATGGTATTCGTAGTGCCGTGCGAAAGATACTGATTGGTGACGAAGTTACCCCTTTGCGTTACCTCGATTGTATTGTGATATTAGGTATTTGTCCTTTGGCGGCTCTCAAAGGTTTTGAAAGTTCATTGTTAGACTCGGCCACGGTATTTCAAACTGCCAATGGTAATGAGCGAATTTACATCATGCCTTACGATTCAGAGTCGGTGATGTGGCAACTTAGCTTCCCAATGCCTGAAGATGAGGCTAAGGCGTTAAGTGCTCAAGGACCTCAAGCACTCAAGGAGGAAGCGTGTCGCAGAACACAGTGGCACGATCCTATTCCACAGATTGTAGTCGCAACCCTCGAAGCTCAAATTTCGGGATATCCCGTGTATGACCGAGAATTACTCCAGTCAGAATTATTGGACAAAGGCGGACAAGTAACTCTGATTGGAGATGCGGCTCACCCAATGAGTCCATTCAAAGGACAAGGGGCGAATCAGGCGCTGCTGGATGCGCTTACTCTGGCTCGGGCAATCTCAAAGGGATGTAGACCTTTATCGCAATGGAGAAAAGTTGGCATCCGAGAAAGTGTATTAAAGGTCTTTGAATCGGAAATGTTAGAACGAAGTGCTACCAAAGTGAAAGATTCAGCCGCTGCCGCACAGTTTCTGCATTCTGAAATTGTGCTTCATGAAGGTGATGAGCCTAGAGGCCGTTCTCTAAAGAAAAAAGACGCGTAA
- a CDS encoding bestrophin family protein, with protein MIIKKKTNWFRMLFEWNGSVLPQLLPRLFILFLYTTAIVFFRDYLLQYHLYINPAIFTLFGIALAIFLGFRNTVSYDRFWEGRKLWGALLNDTRSLARQSHTLVDGADYQKQQTHFIMMLTALVHALKHQLRETNPDADMERLLANSYNQKLQSAIFKPIIILKELAIWVSKAKSDGKLDSITQVAFDENLNKLSDIIGGCERIASTPIPYTYSILLHRTVYIYCFLLPFGFGESMLWTLPFVVVFIAYTFVALEAIADELEDPFGIQPNDLALDAMSAMIESTLSEIDNQYIEPIKKSKYYYIT; from the coding sequence ATGATTATAAAGAAAAAAACAAACTGGTTTAGAATGCTGTTTGAATGGAACGGTTCAGTCCTTCCTCAATTATTACCGCGCTTATTTATACTTTTCCTATATACAACTGCTATTGTCTTTTTTAGAGATTATTTACTCCAATACCACCTTTATATCAACCCGGCAATTTTCACTCTTTTTGGAATTGCCTTAGCTATTTTTCTGGGATTTAGAAATACTGTCAGTTACGATCGATTTTGGGAAGGTAGAAAGCTTTGGGGAGCTCTGTTAAATGATACCCGATCACTTGCTCGTCAGTCGCACACACTAGTAGACGGGGCGGATTATCAAAAACAGCAAACTCATTTCATAATGATGCTCACGGCTTTGGTTCATGCTTTAAAGCACCAATTAAGAGAAACGAATCCTGATGCTGATATGGAACGATTATTAGCAAATTCTTATAATCAAAAACTACAATCAGCTATTTTTAAACCTATTATTATTTTAAAAGAGTTGGCAATATGGGTGAGTAAAGCAAAAAGTGATGGGAAATTAGACAGTATTACACAGGTTGCTTTTGACGAAAATTTAAATAAATTATCAGATATTATAGGAGGTTGCGAACGGATTGCCAGCACTCCCATACCATATACTTACAGTATTTTATTACATCGTACGGTATATATTTATTGCTTTTTACTTCCTTTTGGTTTTGGGGAAAGTATGTTGTGGACTTTGCCTTTTGTAGTTGTTTTTATTGCCTATACTTTTGTGGCTCTTGAAGCAATTGCTGATGAGTTAGAAGATCCATTTGGTATTCAACCCAATGATTTAGCCTTAGATGCGATGTCTGCAATGATTGAAAGTACTCTTTCGGAGATCGATAATCAATATATTGAACCGATTAAAAAATCCAAATATTACTATATCACTTAG
- a CDS encoding acyl-CoA dehydrogenase has translation MENSKLKAFIPLFYLVWSDDLLSQKEFLTLQEFILSQSWLSEKEQNLLLAKVVTSSPPSREVVANWKSEIETILQENQSVRSIFGISILLSENDKIINNLRPAFVKLENDLGISGEEAMGEFKTLGKTFTADYQTNTRFEIEKLTQILDGKQAEIIKKVKSVISRPEFAYETSTDTVVYREKVYEWCKILAEENLGNMAYPKQYGGGGNIADYFAIMETLSYHDLSLVIKFGVQFGLWGMSVQSLGTEKHYNKYLKDIGSLKLPGCFAMTETNHGSNVKGMETTATYNHINKTFTIHTPHEKAQKEYIGNAAAHGQMATVFAKLIIGETDYGVNAFIVPLRDTNSTILKGITIGDCGLKMGLNGVDNGTIRFDNVDIPKENMLDRFASINEKGEFESPIPSDNRRFFTMLGTLVGGRIGIPRSALSAAKSGLTIAIKYSDKRRQFGPEGGSEVPILNYRIHQRRLLPLLAKTYAIHFALQYVTKRFIDKSESEMQEIESLAAGMKAYSTWNTTAVLQECREACGGKGYLSENRIDALKNDTEIYTTFEGDNTVLMQLVAKNRLSEFRKSFGKMDAMGMINYVYENAKTAISEKNPIATRKTDDSHLIDEEFHLEAFQYREKTTLASAAKRIKKLIDSGLDPYDAFNIVQHQMIDVAQAYLERIVLQQFQDAIKTIEDKNSKEVMLKLYQLYALSQIEKNKGWYLEDGYMEAVKTKAIRKMVNQLCWEIRPDAVSLVQAFNIPDSCLAAPIAF, from the coding sequence ATGGAAAATTCAAAACTCAAAGCCTTTATACCCCTTTTCTATCTTGTATGGTCCGATGATCTTTTAAGCCAAAAAGAATTCTTGACTTTACAAGAGTTTATACTTTCCCAGAGCTGGCTTTCCGAAAAGGAACAGAATTTACTTCTTGCAAAAGTTGTTACTTCATCGCCGCCATCTAGAGAAGTGGTGGCTAATTGGAAATCTGAAATCGAGACTATTCTTCAGGAAAATCAGTCGGTAAGGTCCATTTTTGGCATTTCAATTTTACTTTCTGAAAATGATAAAATCATCAACAATCTCAGACCTGCTTTTGTAAAACTCGAAAATGATTTAGGGATTTCAGGCGAGGAAGCTATGGGGGAATTCAAAACACTTGGAAAGACCTTTACTGCAGATTATCAAACTAACACTCGGTTTGAAATAGAAAAACTGACTCAAATTCTGGACGGAAAACAAGCCGAAATTATAAAAAAAGTAAAATCTGTCATTAGTCGACCTGAATTTGCCTATGAAACTTCGACAGACACTGTTGTATATCGTGAAAAAGTCTATGAGTGGTGTAAAATCCTCGCAGAAGAAAATTTGGGAAATATGGCCTATCCAAAACAATATGGCGGTGGAGGAAACATAGCAGATTATTTTGCAATAATGGAAACATTGAGTTACCACGATTTAAGCTTAGTGATCAAATTTGGTGTACAATTTGGACTTTGGGGAATGAGCGTTCAATCCCTTGGCACAGAAAAACATTATAATAAGTACTTAAAAGATATTGGCTCGCTTAAACTCCCAGGCTGTTTTGCAATGACCGAAACTAATCACGGTTCGAATGTGAAAGGAATGGAAACAACGGCAACCTATAATCATATAAACAAAACTTTTACGATTCATACACCGCATGAAAAGGCACAAAAAGAATATATTGGTAACGCTGCTGCACACGGACAAATGGCTACAGTTTTTGCTAAATTAATTATTGGCGAAACAGATTATGGGGTTAATGCATTTATCGTTCCGCTTCGTGATACCAACAGTACAATTCTTAAAGGAATTACTATTGGTGATTGCGGACTTAAAATGGGACTGAATGGCGTTGACAATGGAACTATTCGTTTTGACAATGTAGATATTCCAAAAGAAAACATGCTAGACCGCTTTGCCTCGATAAATGAAAAAGGGGAATTTGAAAGTCCAATCCCAAGTGATAATAGACGCTTTTTTACGATGCTAGGAACTTTGGTTGGAGGCAGAATTGGGATTCCAAGATCAGCATTGTCCGCAGCCAAATCTGGCTTAACAATTGCAATTAAATATAGCGACAAGCGCAGACAATTTGGACCTGAAGGTGGCTCAGAAGTTCCCATATTAAATTACCGCATCCATCAACGTAGACTCCTTCCGTTGCTCGCAAAAACATATGCAATCCATTTTGCTTTACAATACGTTACGAAGCGTTTCATTGATAAGAGTGAATCTGAAATGCAGGAAATTGAATCCCTCGCTGCCGGCATGAAAGCCTACTCTACTTGGAATACCACTGCTGTTTTGCAAGAATGTCGTGAGGCTTGTGGCGGCAAAGGTTATTTATCCGAAAATCGTATTGATGCATTAAAAAATGATACCGAAATCTATACCACCTTTGAAGGTGACAATACTGTCTTGATGCAATTAGTTGCCAAAAACCGTTTATCAGAATTCCGAAAATCTTTTGGCAAAATGGATGCTATGGGAATGATCAATTATGTTTATGAAAATGCCAAAACCGCAATTTCTGAAAAGAATCCAATTGCAACGAGGAAAACGGATGATTCGCATTTAATTGATGAAGAATTCCATTTGGAGGCTTTTCAATACAGAGAAAAAACGACTTTGGCGTCTGCAGCAAAGCGAATAAAAAAACTAATTGACAGCGGACTAGATCCTTATGATGCATTTAATATTGTACAGCATCAAATGATTGATGTTGCTCAGGCTTATCTAGAGCGAATTGTATTGCAGCAATTTCAAGATGCCATAAAAACTATTGAAGATAAAAATAGCAAGGAAGTTATGTTGAAATTATATCAACTCTATGCCCTTTCGCAAATTGAAAAAAACAAAGGATGGTATCTCGAGGATGGTTATATGGAAGCGGTAAAAACAAAAGCCATTCGCAAAATGGTCAATCAGCTTTGCTGGGAAATTAGGCCGGATGCTGTTTCTTTGGTACAAGCATTTAACATTCCTGACAGTTGTCTTGCTGCGCCAATTGCATTCTAA
- a CDS encoding LLM class flavin-dependent oxidoreductase, with protein sequence MTKKNISQTKISVLDLAIVREGGTASDTFKNSLDLAQHVEKWGYNRFWLAEHHNMQGIASSSPSILIGHIASGTSTLRVGSGGVMLPNHAPLMIAEQFGTLATLFPHRIDLGLGRAPGTDQFTAAALRRDDHAAMEFPANVQELQMYLSEGNKNGRVRAIPGEGLDIPIWILGSSTDSAYLAASLGLPYAFASHFAPAQLLTAIAIYRNNFQPSEDLKESYVIACVNVIAADSDDEAARLATSFKRLFLGIITGNRQQLKPPVSPDNFMDPMEEAALQQMIAYSFIGGPEKVKKELDYFLDKTQVDELMIATAVYEHTARLHSYEIIGNLKNS encoded by the coding sequence ATGACCAAAAAAAATATATCCCAAACAAAAATATCAGTTCTTGATCTTGCAATAGTTAGAGAAGGCGGGACCGCATCAGACACGTTTAAAAATAGTTTAGATCTTGCCCAGCATGTTGAAAAATGGGGTTATAATCGGTTTTGGTTAGCGGAGCATCACAATATGCAAGGAATAGCCAGTAGCTCACCTTCTATTTTAATTGGACACATTGCATCAGGCACTTCAACTTTAAGAGTAGGGTCGGGGGGAGTAATGCTGCCCAATCATGCACCCTTAATGATTGCCGAACAATTTGGGACACTAGCCACACTTTTCCCTCATCGAATTGATTTGGGTTTAGGTCGCGCCCCAGGAACAGATCAGTTTACTGCAGCAGCCTTGCGCCGCGATGACCATGCAGCCATGGAATTTCCTGCTAATGTTCAGGAATTACAAATGTATTTGTCAGAAGGGAATAAAAACGGACGTGTTCGTGCTATACCGGGAGAAGGATTAGATATTCCAATATGGATTTTAGGTTCCAGCACCGATAGTGCTTATTTAGCTGCTTCTTTAGGATTACCTTATGCTTTTGCGAGTCATTTTGCTCCTGCGCAACTACTTACCGCAATAGCAATCTACCGTAATAATTTTCAACCTTCAGAGGACCTCAAAGAATCTTATGTCATAGCTTGTGTTAATGTTATTGCAGCGGATTCCGATGATGAAGCAGCCCGATTAGCAACTTCCTTTAAGAGATTATTTCTTGGAATTATTACGGGAAACCGACAACAATTAAAGCCGCCTGTAAGCCCAGATAATTTTATGGATCCCATGGAAGAGGCTGCATTGCAACAAATGATTGCCTATTCCTTTATTGGTGGACCGGAAAAAGTAAAAAAAGAATTGGACTATTTTCTAGATAAAACTCAAGTAGATGAACTTATGATTGCAACGGCTGTTTACGAACATACAGCGAGACTTCATTCCTATGAAATCATTGGAAATTTAAAAAATAGTTAA
- a CDS encoding transglutaminase → MIKIKNITFQGIKQTFQVKKPWDDVIIFVLNILIAIPVFLIVHQNFFNPNWFFNLDRILLFIVIVVIIQLILRFLRTIILICIALYLLVLIYGQVLGNYGFNSVFEDYNSMMYSMSETPFPQDIIIAKLLPFPNKSKIVNAIEYQNPKIRNFAVMATSKYFKNVKGYSDYRTLIQCFAVFKEINRRWNYVSDPKDGDYIASASESLLYFSGDCDDHSILMAASVKAIGGTPRLIHTKGHIYPEILIGSPNDLEQVNFLIKNVLFEKESFEKQLYYHIDEHGQIWLNLDYTANYPGGPFLSEEILGALTLE, encoded by the coding sequence ATGATAAAAATAAAAAATATTACTTTTCAAGGTATTAAACAAACATTTCAGGTCAAGAAACCCTGGGACGACGTTATTATTTTTGTTTTAAATATTTTAATTGCTATTCCAGTATTTTTAATTGTCCATCAAAATTTTTTCAATCCAAACTGGTTTTTTAATCTTGACAGAATCCTACTGTTTATCGTAATTGTTGTAATTATTCAGTTAATTTTACGATTCTTGAGAACTATAATTCTTATTTGTATTGCTCTTTATTTATTAGTTTTAATTTACGGTCAAGTTTTAGGTAATTATGGTTTTAACAGCGTTTTTGAAGATTACAATTCAATGATGTATTCTATGTCGGAAACCCCTTTTCCCCAAGATATAATTATTGCCAAATTACTGCCTTTTCCTAATAAATCAAAAATTGTTAATGCGATCGAATATCAAAATCCTAAAATAAGGAATTTTGCAGTTATGGCAACTTCTAAGTATTTCAAAAATGTAAAAGGCTATTCGGATTATCGAACACTGATTCAATGTTTTGCCGTTTTTAAAGAAATAAATCGTCGTTGGAACTATGTAAGCGACCCTAAAGATGGCGATTATATTGCGTCGGCTAGTGAATCATTACTCTATTTTTCTGGGGATTGTGATGACCATTCTATTTTGATGGCGGCAAGTGTTAAAGCAATTGGAGGAACACCCAGATTGATTCATACCAAAGGACACATTTATCCAGAAATATTAATTGGTTCCCCAAACGATTTAGAACAAGTAAATTTTCTTATTAAAAATGTTTTATTTGAAAAGGAAAGTTTTGAAAAACAGCTTTATTATCATATTGATGAGCACGGACAAATTTGGCTTAACCTTGATTATACCGCTAATTATCCTGGAGGTCCTTTCCTATCTGAGGAAATTCTTGGTGCTTTAACATTGGAATAA
- a CDS encoding substrate-binding domain-containing protein, with amino-acid sequence MKTIKIAGVPEHFNLPWHLSIENGDFEKENIDLQWTDVPEGTGKMCQMLRDGETDIAVILTEGIVKDIVGGNPSKIVQIYVESPLIWGIHVSANSNFKTLSDLENKKVAISRLGSGSQLMAYVNANNEGWKTDDLQFEIVNTIDGAVEALTKGNADYFMWERFMTKPLVDKGIFRRLGDCPTPWPCFVIAVRNEILENEPEIIGKILEIINIKTKKFKKIPNIDKILSENFHQKIEDIQQWLTLTDWSQNKLSEKMLNNVQNQLFQLKIIDKKGTFDAIVKAD; translated from the coding sequence ATGAAAACAATAAAAATAGCCGGAGTTCCAGAACATTTCAATTTACCTTGGCATTTATCCATAGAAAACGGAGATTTCGAAAAAGAAAACATCGATCTACAGTGGACTGATGTTCCCGAAGGAACAGGAAAAATGTGTCAAATGCTTCGTGATGGAGAAACTGATATAGCCGTAATCCTAACTGAAGGAATTGTCAAAGATATCGTTGGTGGAAATCCTAGTAAAATTGTTCAAATTTATGTCGAAAGTCCCTTAATTTGGGGAATTCATGTTTCAGCCAATTCTAATTTCAAAACATTATCCGATTTAGAAAATAAGAAAGTAGCTATTTCCAGATTGGGTTCAGGTTCCCAATTAATGGCGTATGTAAATGCCAATAATGAAGGTTGGAAAACCGATGATCTACAATTTGAAATTGTGAATACTATTGACGGCGCTGTCGAAGCATTGACTAAAGGGAATGCTGATTATTTTATGTGGGAACGTTTTATGACTAAACCTTTAGTTGATAAAGGCATTTTTAGAAGATTAGGAGATTGTCCTACGCCATGGCCTTGCTTTGTAATTGCAGTACGAAACGAAATATTGGAAAATGAACCAGAAATAATTGGTAAAATTTTAGAAATCATCAATATAAAAACCAAAAAATTCAAGAAAATTCCAAACATCGATAAAATTCTGTCGGAGAACTTTCATCAAAAAATTGAAGATATTCAACAATGGCTGACTTTAACGGACTGGTCTCAAAATAAACTATCTGAAAAAATGTTAAACAATGTTCAAAATCAACTTTTTCAACTAAAAATCATAGATAAAAAAGGTACTTTTGATGCAATTGTAAAAGCAGACTAG
- a CDS encoding GNAT family N-acetyltransferase — translation MNLILETERLILREMLPSDAEALFEMDSNPNVHKYLWNKPLTSIDGVYQYIEMVRKQYLENNIGRFVVILKETNELIGWSGLKYNTERVNNKIDFYDIGYRLSENFWGKGYASEASFAWLDYGFKILKIETMMAAAHTENIASNRILQKIGMQMTEQYLEDGVSWNWYEMKI, via the coding sequence ATGAATCTTATTTTAGAAACCGAACGCCTTATTCTCAGAGAAATGCTGCCTTCAGATGCTGAAGCTTTATTTGAAATGGACAGTAATCCCAATGTACACAAATATCTTTGGAACAAACCATTGACTTCGATCGATGGAGTATACCAATATATAGAAATGGTTAGGAAACAATATTTGGAAAACAATATTGGAAGATTTGTTGTTATTTTGAAAGAAACCAATGAATTAATTGGTTGGTCCGGATTAAAATACAATACCGAAAGGGTAAATAATAAGATTGATTTTTATGATATTGGTTATCGTCTAAGCGAAAATTTTTGGGGAAAGGGATACGCCAGTGAAGCTAGTTTTGCTTGGTTGGACTATGGTTTCAAAATCTTGAAAATAGAAACGATGATGGCGGCAGCACATACTGAAAATATTGCTTCTAATAGAATTTTGCAAAAAATAGGCATGCAAATGACCGAACAATATCTCGAAGATGGCGTTTCTTGGAATTGGTACGAAATGAAAATATAA
- a CDS encoding nucleoside phosphorylase, whose product MIQSSELILNPDGSVYHLNLKPEHIAHDIIFVGDQNRVEKITQFFDSIEFSTQKREFKTQTGMFKGKRITVMSTGIGPDNIDIVINELDALVNIDLKTREPKDKLTSLNIIRVGTSGSLQADIPVDSFVMSKFGLGLDNMLRSYLIDEVSNIDMEDAFVKHTNWDLRKGKPYVIACSEKLEKLIESDKMHKGITATAGGFYGPQGRVLRLNIQDENLNSKMDNFTFEENRITNLEMETAAIYGLSALLGHNALSLNAIIANRASGTFSEDPYKAVDELIAYTLKKLANQ is encoded by the coding sequence ATGATACAATCATCAGAATTAATACTCAATCCAGACGGAAGCGTTTATCATTTGAATTTAAAACCAGAACACATTGCTCACGACATCATTTTTGTGGGGGATCAAAATCGGGTAGAAAAAATAACTCAATTCTTTGACAGCATTGAATTTTCGACACAAAAAAGAGAATTCAAAACCCAAACCGGAATGTTCAAAGGCAAACGAATTACCGTTATGTCAACAGGAATTGGTCCTGATAATATTGACATCGTTATCAACGAATTAGATGCGTTGGTCAATATCGATTTAAAAACCAGAGAGCCAAAAGATAAATTAACTTCATTAAATATTATCCGTGTCGGAACATCGGGTTCTTTACAAGCCGATATTCCTGTGGATAGTTTTGTAATGTCAAAATTTGGTTTGGGATTAGACAACATGCTTCGCTCCTATTTGATTGATGAAGTATCTAATATCGACATGGAAGATGCTTTTGTAAAACATACCAATTGGGATTTGCGAAAAGGAAAACCATACGTGATTGCTTGTTCCGAAAAATTGGAAAAATTGATAGAAAGCGATAAAATGCACAAAGGAATCACGGCAACAGCCGGCGGTTTTTATGGACCTCAAGGGCGTGTGTTGCGTTTGAATATCCAAGATGAAAATCTAAATTCAAAAATGGATAATTTCACATTTGAAGAGAATCGCATCACTAATCTCGAAATGGAAACTGCAGCTATCTATGGTCTTTCGGCTCTTTTGGGGCACAACGCACTTTCTTTGAATGCCATTATTGCCAATCGCGCTTCGGGAACTTTTAGCGAAGATCCATACAAAGCAGTTGATGAATTGATTGCATATACGTTGAAGAAATTGGCTAATCAATAA